DNA from Terriglobales bacterium:
AGGTCGAACTGCTCGAATGGAACCACGTGGCGCATTTCCGCGATGGCTGAATCGAGTCTGGTGGATGCTCTTTCCGGGGGCGGCATTTGCGGCCTTTGTCGGCGTGTTGTTCGCCGTGGCCCTCGCCGAGCAAAGGGCTACCGGCCTCGGTGCTGTAGCCGGTGGCGCAGGAGTTGAGCTGCCGGCAGACATAGGCATGTATCTGGGAGCCTTGTGGCTTTCCTACCTGCTAGTCGCAACGATCCTGGTGCATTTGTGGTTTCTGATTGCCCTCAGTCTTGGGCTTTGGAAGAGGGCACAGTTTCGGCGCTGGGAGAAATGGAAGGTTGGACTTACCGCCGTGGTCTTGGCGGGGGTCTGGAGTCCATTCGTAGTCATCGTGGCGCAATGACAGCCTAGTCAGCAGACAGCCATCAACTAGCGTTTGTCCGCCTTCATCCTTAGATCCGCGACCAGAAAAGTCACATACTCGGCTTGCGCACGACCAGCAGTACGATTACGTTTACTCCGCTGGTCGCCGAGAGGACGATGGCAAAATCCTGCAGCGGGATCAGGGGCAGGTTGAGGAAAAGCAGCAACAGGCTCCAGCGAAGCGCGGCTTTCCGGGCCGCGTCTTGGTCGCGCCACAGGCCGCGTGTTTGCCACAGGCAGCCCAGGCCTGAGCCGGCCAGCAGCACTCCCAGCAGCACGACGGCATAAAAAGGGAAACCGTAGTGGAACTCGGAGGCGCCGCCGAAACCCTTGCCCTCCAGAGCGCGACGGATCACTCCCGCAAGATGTGCCCCGCCGAGCAGAAGATTCGAGAGTCCGCAAGCGGCGTTGCTGGCCACGGCAATCCAGCGCATTGCGGATGATGGCCGCTTCATGATGGTCCGCTGGAAATTGGACGCGGATTCGGGGAGATTTCTTCCCGCGCGGCTAAACTAGGTCCGCGGCCTTTTCCACGTCCGATACACCCAGGATGATCAGCGCCCGGCTGTCGCCCTTCACGATGGACCCGTAAGCATAGGTGACGTTGATGCCTTTCTCGGCCAGCTTGCGCGTCACCTTGCCCAGGGCGCCGGGACGGTCGTTGAGCCGCACGGCGACCGCGTCTTCTTCCTTGTAGTGAATTCTCAGGCCGTCGAGCACCTTCTTGGCCGTGGCGTGGGGCGAGGCTACCAGGCGGATGCCGCCCTCGGTCAAGGGCGCCGCCATCACCGCCTGGATGTTCACCGCC
Protein-coding regions in this window:
- a CDS encoding ACT domain-containing protein; translation: MAKVTQLLIKAENKPGTLASICTGLAAVAVNIQAVMAAPLTEGGIRLVASPHATAKKVLDGLRIHYKEEDAVAVRLNDRPGALGKVTRKLAEKGINVTYAYGSIVKGDSRALIILGVSDVEKAADLV